DNA sequence from the Candidatus Atribacteria bacterium genome:
TTCAAAAATAGTTAAAGCTAATGAGTGACAATCTTTTAGAAAAATTAAAATTTAAAATGAAGATTAATCCTGAGAAAATGGCTCTTTATTTAGAAAGTTTCATTAGGGAATATGTGGAAAAATTAGAAAGAGAGGGAGCCATATTGGGATTAAGCGGGGGAATCGATTCGGCAGTAATTGCCGCTTTGTGTGTGCGGGCACTTGGTGCGAAAAAAACTTTCGCCTTGGTTATGCCGGAGAAAGATTCAAAAAAAGAGCATACCGAAGATGCTCTACAATTTGCCCGTGAATTAAACATCGAAACAAAACTAATTGATATTACCCCTTATCTTGAAAAGCTTGGGGTTTATAAGCTCTTGCCCCTGGATAAACTTATTTCTTTGGGGAAATTAAAGGGTCCTTTAATTAAAAAAGCATTTCATTTTTACGAAAGAAAGACCGGGAAGTTTACTTTTTTGGAAAGCCTTACAGGGTTTAAGGACAAAGAATTCAGTTCTTATCTAGCTAGAGGGAATGCTTATTATCGGACAAAACACCGCCTGAGAATGTTATTGCTCTATTTTTATGGTGAAAGGGAAAATAGAATAGTAGTAGGGGCAGCCAATAAGAGTGAATACAAAATAGGATTTTTTGTAAAGCACGGTTGTGATGATGCTACGGATATTATGCCGCTTCTCAATTTGTATAAAACCCAGGTAAAAGAGCTTGCCCGCTATCTCAACATTCCCGCTATAATTATCAATAAACCTCCTTCACCGGATATAATTCCGGGACTTGCCGAAGATGAAGGGATAACCGGCATTTCATACCAAAATATGGATTTAATTTTATTGGCTTTAGAAAAAGGCTGGAAACCTCGAGAAATAGCAAAAATACCGGAAATAAAAGAAGATGAAATTACTTATATAAAAAGTTTGATGCAAAAATCAGAACATATGCGTAAAATCTTTATTCCCAAAACTTTTTAAAAGTCTTAAAATATTAATTTTACCTTCATTTTTTTTCAACTACAATAGTGCATTTGGTCAGTAAAGCAGCTATTGCGCCCACAGCAGCCAATATCGGGGCAACAAGGGCTCCTACGGCGCCTACGGTCAAAGGAAATTCAGCAACGGATTCGCCATCTTCATTTTTAATAATGATTCTTCGGGCATTTCCTTCTTTAATAACTTCTTTAATTTTTTCGATAATATCTTCTCCGGAGAGTTTAAATTCCTCTTTTTTATTGTTCATCTTCCCCCTCCTTCTTTATTTTTTATTAATTTTATTATAACACAAAGAAAAAGAATTTTTAAGGACCAAAATTTACCAAATTATTATTTTCCAAAAGAAGAAAATTATACTATAATTATATTGATAAATAATAACTCCGAAGGGAAATAATTTTAAAGGAGAATTAGTATGAAAATCTATATTAGCGCTGATATCGAAGGAATTACCGGTATTACTCATTGGGATGAAACTGAAAAATCAAAACCTGATTACCAAAAATTTGCCCAACAGATGACCGATGAAGTTAAGGCCGCATGTGAAGGGGCAATAAAAGCAGGAGCAGAGGAAATTTGGATTAAAGATGCTCACGATACCGGGAGAAATCTCATTGCAGCTAATCTGCCACAAAGGATTAAACTTGTTCGGGGTTGGAGTGAACATCCCTTTTCAATGGTCCAGGAATTGGACAGATCATTTACAGCTGTATTGATGATCGGTTATCATTCTTTCGCTAGTTCAAGCTCTAATCCACTATCTCATACCCTCAGTTCCCGTACTTATAATTATATTCAGTTAAACGGGGAATATGCCAGCGAATTTTTAATCCATAGTTTTGCTGCTGCTACTATGGAGGTACCGGTAGTTTTTGTAAGCGGAGATGAGGGAATTTGTAAGGAAGCGAATAGATTAAATGAACATATTAAAACCGTAGCAGTAAATAAAGGCATAGGCAATTCAGTTATCAGTATCCATCCCACGCTGGCGGTGGAAAGAATTAGAGAGGGGGTAGAATCAATATTAAAAGGAAATATTGATCAGTGTCAGATAAAATTACCCGAGCACTTTCAGGTAAAATTATCATTTAAAAATCATACCAAGGCATTCAGAGCATCTTTTTATCCCGGGATGGAGCAGATCTCTTCTACTGATCTGCTATTTGAATC
Encoded proteins:
- the nadE gene encoding NAD(+) synthase encodes the protein MSDNLLEKLKFKMKINPEKMALYLESFIREYVEKLEREGAILGLSGGIDSAVIAALCVRALGAKKTFALVMPEKDSKKEHTEDALQFARELNIETKLIDITPYLEKLGVYKLLPLDKLISLGKLKGPLIKKAFHFYERKTGKFTFLESLTGFKDKEFSSYLARGNAYYRTKHRLRMLLLYFYGERENRIVVGAANKSEYKIGFFVKHGCDDATDIMPLLNLYKTQVKELARYLNIPAIIINKPPSPDIIPGLAEDEGITGISYQNMDLILLALEKGWKPREIAKIPEIKEDEITYIKSLMQKSEHMRKIFIPKTF
- a CDS encoding amino acid amidase; the protein is MKIYISADIEGITGITHWDETEKSKPDYQKFAQQMTDEVKAACEGAIKAGAEEIWIKDAHDTGRNLIAANLPQRIKLVRGWSEHPFSMVQELDRSFTAVLMIGYHSFASSSSNPLSHTLSSRTYNYIQLNGEYASEFLIHSFAAATMEVPVVFVSGDEGICKEANRLNEHIKTVAVNKGIGNSVISIHPTLAVERIREGVESILKGNIDQCQIKLPEHFQVKLSFKNHTKAFRASFYPGMEQISSTDLLFESDDYFEVLRMLLFMI
- a CDS encoding DUF4342 domain-containing protein; its protein translation is MNNKKEEFKLSGEDIIEKIKEVIKEGNARRIIIKNEDGESVAEFPLTVGAVGALVAPILAAVGAIAALLTKCTIVVEKK